A genomic window from Corvus hawaiiensis isolate bCorHaw1 chromosome 29, bCorHaw1.pri.cur, whole genome shotgun sequence includes:
- the ZNF687 gene encoding zinc finger protein 687 isoform X1 — MRSEPPPLPAMGDMKTPDFDDLLAAFDIPDIDANEAIHSHHEEPEPHGKALPGEPGAAAPEHVLPHPDISAVSVIVKNTVCPEQLENLESRGKDGHGMAPRLLQNGFGAADVPRSPSSRGVEAASNGECWGKEKNAKALDLFSHFSPDPNEDGANLIDRSRECKAKEKSLAVPSLAPSPTPSLDCKEPLGEAAESLDPAFPPPFRAGAAADGAHPIPCIKKEESDSEETTPRSSSPKGLAVSLGDSPLEHLKSVTVRYSAEDSPVAAWPGSDPALDGSAGNAAELKHSPGSPRESFSSPGIHIPSSPKQLESLSLKEEQEMLDRSMGSPPSVSSGEEEEEEEEEEEEEEEESTNSPSSNSSRPLKVRIKTIKTSCGSITRTVTRVSSDSEPASTKQNSQESLECPGGIAAEAAKDKTELPSPLKTAEGPKIVSVQLGNGAKLKGTVLPVATIQSASSAMLIAASVAQQKSVVLPGKPGKSVAKNILNLVPQPLPKGDGRSNGSAAAQSAKANGGAALPKAAPSVAGTVISRSQSSLVEAFNKILNSKNLLPTYKPNLSPPAEASLALPPFGYRCLECGDAFALEKSLARHYDRRSMRIEVTCNHCAKRLVFFNKCSLLLHAREHKDKGLVMQCSHLVMRPIALEQMIGQPDITPLVSLAFPAGKVAQDAGNGAQELPVLPLGSEQSSYSCFRCLECKEQCKDKAGLAAHFQQVGVATSSSSTVCSACPMILPNRCSFGAHQRMHRSRPPHVCPECGGNFLLANFEAHLKDSCLHFSRRVGYRCPSCSVVFGGVNSIKSHIQSSHCEVFHKCPICPMAFKSAPSAHAHVYTQHPGFSNQQSKMIYKCAMCDTVFTHKPLLSSHFDQHLLPQRVSVFRCPQCPLLFAQKRTMLEHLKNTHQPQKSKEDTSKKSPALLTPKPEPLETPVSKISEESSSSTEEDEPPSSPELRKTKRSRFQRKSGNKSKGSGWTCGVCHSWFPERDEYVSHMKKEHGKSVKKFPCHLCERSFCSAPSLRRHVRVNHEGIKRVYPCRYCTEGKRTFSSRLILEKHIQVRHGIKVTDPAKSQEVVIARLGSGPAQGSGRKRKLSSDDSCSEEPDSTTPPSKNPKGGGKAPFRCRKCGFLAGSRAEFQAHIPQHRTDGSSQQCRECGLCFTSQISLNRHRFISHKKKKGAADPEDSGSASQGGGNGNSGAGADGSEGKLECKVCGRGFESQLSLKTHFRTHGMAFIRARQSEEN, encoded by the exons ATGAGAAGCGAG ccccccccgcTGCCAGCCATGGGGGACATGAAAACCCCGGATTTCGACGACCTCCTGGCCGCCTTCGACATCCCCGACATCGACGCCAACGAGGCCATCCACTCGCACCACGAGGAGCCCGAGCCCCACGGCAAAGCCCTCCCGGGGGAGCCGGGAGCCGCCGCCCCGGAGCACGTCCTGCCCCACCCCGACATCTCGGCCGTCAGCGTCATCGTCAAGAACACCGTGTGCCCggagcagctggaaaacctGGAATCCCGCGGCAAGGATGGACACGGGATGGCCCCGAGGCTCCTCCAGAACGGCTTCGGAGCCGCTGACGTTCCCAGATCCCCGAGTTCCCGCGGGGTGGAGGCGGCGTCCAACGGGgagtgctgggggaaggagaagaacGCCAAAGCTTTGGATTTGTTCTCCCATTTCAGCCCCGATCCCAACGAGGACGGCGCCAATTTGATCGACAGGTCCCGGGAATGCAAAGCCAAGGAGAAATCCCTGGCTGTGCCCTCGCTGGCCCCGTCCCCCACCCCGTCCTTGGACTGCAAGGAGCCCTTGGGAGAAGCCGCAGAGAGCTTGGATCCGGCTTTTCCGCCGCCGTtccgggcgggagcggccgccgacggagcccatcccattccctgcaTCAAAAAGGAGGAATCGGACTCGGAAGAGACGACGCCGCGGAGCTCCAGTCCCAAGGGATTGGCCGTGAGCCTCGGGGACAGCCCCCTGGAGCACCTGAAATCCGTCACCGTCCGCTATTCCGCGGAGGATTCTCCCGTGGCCGCGTGGCCGGGATCGGATCCGGCGCTGGACGGGAGCGCCGGGAACGCGGCCGAGCTCAAACACTCCCCGGGGAGCCCTCGGGAATCCTTCTCCTCTCCGGGGATCCACATCCCCAGTTCTCCCAAACAGCTGGAGAGCCTCTCCttgaaggaggagcaggaaatgCTGGACAGGTCCATGGGAAGCCCCCCGAGCGTTTCCAgcggcgaggaggaggaggaggaggaggaggaggaggaggaggaggaggaggagagcaccAATTCCCCGTCCTCCAATTCCTCGCGGCCGCTCAAAGTCCGCATCAAGACCATCAAAACCTCCTGCGGCAGCATCACCAGGACGGTCACCAGGGTGTCCTCGGACTCGGAGCCGGCCTCCACCAAGcagaattcccaggaaagcCTGGAGTGTCCCGGCGGGATCGCCGCGGAGGCAGCCAAGGACAAGACGGAGCTTCCCAGCCCTTTGAAAACGGCGGAAGGGCCGAAGATCGTCAGCGTGCAGCTGGGGAACGGCGCGAAGCTGAAGGGGACGGTGCTGCCCGTGGCCACCATCCAGAGCGCCAGCAGCGCCATGCTCATCGCCGCCAGCGTGGCCCAGCAGAAATCCGTGGTTCTCCCGGGAAAACCCGGAAAATCCGTGGCCAAGAACATCCTGAACTTGGTGCCGCAGCCCCTTCCCAAGGGGGACGGCCGGAGCAACGGGAGCGCGGCCGCCCAGAGCGCCAAGGCCAACGGCGGCGCGGCGCTGCCCAAAGCGGCGCCGAGCGTGGCCGGCACCGTCATCTCCCGCTCGCAGTCCAGCCTGGTGGAGGCCTTCAACAAAATCCTCAACAGCAAGAACCTGCTGCCCACCTACAAACCCAACCTGAGCCCCCCGGCCGAGGCCAGCCTGGCGCTGCCGCCCTTCGGCTACCGCTGCCTGGAGTGCGGCGACGCCTTCGCGCTGGAGAAGAGCCTGGCGCGGCACTACGACCGGCGCAGCATGCGCATCGAGGTCACCTGCAACCACTGCGCCAAGCGCCTGGTGTTCTTCAACAAGTGCAGCCTGCTGCTGCACGCCCGCGAGCACAAGGACAAGGGGCTGGTCATGCAGTGCTCGCACCTGGTCATGCGGCCCATCGCCCTGGAGCAGATGATCGGCCAGCCCGACATCACCCCCCTGGTGTCGCTGGCGTTCCCGGCGGGAAAGGTGGCGCAGGACGCCGGGAACGGCGCCCAGGAGCTGCCGGTGCTGCCGCTGGGCTCGGAGCAGAGCAGCTACAGCTGCTTCCGGTGCCTCGAGTGCAAGGAGCAGTGCAAGGACAAGGCCGGGCTGGCGGCGCATTTCCAGCAGGTCGGGgtggccaccagcagcagcagcacg GTGTGCTCGGCGTGCCCCATGATCCTGCCCAACCGCTGCAGCTTCGGCGCGCACCAGCGCATGCACCGCAGCCGCCCGCCCCACGTGTGCCCCGAGTGCGGCGGCAACTTCCTGCTGGCCAACTTCGAGGCGCACCTCAAGGACTCCTGCCTGCACTTCTCCCGCAGGGTGGGATACAG GTGTCCCAGCTGCTCCGTGGTGTTCGGCGGCGTCAATTCCATCAAATCCCACATCCAGAGTTCCCACTGCGAGGTTTTCCATAAATGTCCCATCTGCCCCATGGCTTTCAAGTCCGCCCCGAGCGCCCACGCCCACGTCTACACGCAGCACCCGGGCTTCAGCAACCAGCAGTCCAA GATGATCTACAAGTGCGCCATGTGTGACACGGTGTTCACGCACAAGCCGCTGCTCTCGTCGCACTTCGACCAGCACCTGCTGCCGCAGCGCGTCAGCGTCTTCCGCTGCCCGCAGTGCCCGCTGCTCTTCGCCCAGAAGCGCACCATGCTCGAGCACCTCAAG aaCACCCACCAGCCCCAGAAATCCAAGGAAGACACTTCCAAGAAATCCCCGGCGCTGCTGACGCCGAAGCCGGAGCCTCTGGAGACTCCGGTGTCCAAGATCTCCGAGGAATCCTCGTCCTCCACGGAGGAGGACGAGCCCCCGAGCTCCCCGGAGCTGCGGAAAACCAAACGGAGCCGATTCCAGCGGAAATCTGGGAATAAATCCAAGGGCAGCGGGTGGACGTGCGGCGTCTGCCACTCCTGGTTCCCCGAGCGCGACGAGTACGTGTCCCACATGAAGAAGGAGCACGGGAAG TCCGTGAAGAAATTCCCGTGCCACCTGTGCGAGCGCTCCTTCTGCTCCGCCCCGAGCCTCCGCAGGCACGTCCGGGTCAACCACGAGGGCATCAAACGCGTCTATCCCTGCAG GTACTGCACGGAGGGGAAGAGGACGTTCAGCAGCCGCCTGATCCTGGAGAAGCACATCCAGGTGCGGCACGGGATCAAAGTCACCGACCCCGCCAAGAGCCAGGAGGTCGTCATCGCCCGCCTCGGCTCCGGGCCCGCCCAG GGGTCCGGCCGCAAGCGGAAGCTCTCCTCGGACGACTCGTGCAGCGAGGAGCCCGACAGCACCACCCCCCCTTCCAAGAACCCCAAAGGCGGCGGGAAGGCCCCGTTCCGCTGCCGCAAGTGCGGATTCCTGGCGGGAAGCCGGGCGGAATTCCAAGCCCACATCCCGCAGCACCGCACGGACGGGAGTTCCCAGCAGTGCCGGGAATGCGGCCTCTGCTTCACGTCCCAGATTTCCCTCAACCGCCACCGCTTCATCTCCCACAAAAAGAAGAAGGGAGCGGCCGATCCCGAGGATTCGGGAAGCGCTTCCCAAGGCGGCGGGAACGGGAATTCCGGAGCCGGCGCGGACGGATCCGAGGGAAAGTTGGAATGCAAAGTTTGCGGGAGAGGCTTCGAGAGCCAGCTCAGCCTCAAGACGCATTTCCGGACCCACGGGATGGCCTTCATCCGCGCCCGGCAGAGCGAGGAGAACTGA
- the ZNF687 gene encoding zinc finger protein 687 isoform X2: protein MGDMKTPDFDDLLAAFDIPDIDANEAIHSHHEEPEPHGKALPGEPGAAAPEHVLPHPDISAVSVIVKNTVCPEQLENLESRGKDGHGMAPRLLQNGFGAADVPRSPSSRGVEAASNGECWGKEKNAKALDLFSHFSPDPNEDGANLIDRSRECKAKEKSLAVPSLAPSPTPSLDCKEPLGEAAESLDPAFPPPFRAGAAADGAHPIPCIKKEESDSEETTPRSSSPKGLAVSLGDSPLEHLKSVTVRYSAEDSPVAAWPGSDPALDGSAGNAAELKHSPGSPRESFSSPGIHIPSSPKQLESLSLKEEQEMLDRSMGSPPSVSSGEEEEEEEEEEEEEEEESTNSPSSNSSRPLKVRIKTIKTSCGSITRTVTRVSSDSEPASTKQNSQESLECPGGIAAEAAKDKTELPSPLKTAEGPKIVSVQLGNGAKLKGTVLPVATIQSASSAMLIAASVAQQKSVVLPGKPGKSVAKNILNLVPQPLPKGDGRSNGSAAAQSAKANGGAALPKAAPSVAGTVISRSQSSLVEAFNKILNSKNLLPTYKPNLSPPAEASLALPPFGYRCLECGDAFALEKSLARHYDRRSMRIEVTCNHCAKRLVFFNKCSLLLHAREHKDKGLVMQCSHLVMRPIALEQMIGQPDITPLVSLAFPAGKVAQDAGNGAQELPVLPLGSEQSSYSCFRCLECKEQCKDKAGLAAHFQQVGVATSSSSTVCSACPMILPNRCSFGAHQRMHRSRPPHVCPECGGNFLLANFEAHLKDSCLHFSRRVGYRCPSCSVVFGGVNSIKSHIQSSHCEVFHKCPICPMAFKSAPSAHAHVYTQHPGFSNQQSKMIYKCAMCDTVFTHKPLLSSHFDQHLLPQRVSVFRCPQCPLLFAQKRTMLEHLKNTHQPQKSKEDTSKKSPALLTPKPEPLETPVSKISEESSSSTEEDEPPSSPELRKTKRSRFQRKSGNKSKGSGWTCGVCHSWFPERDEYVSHMKKEHGKSVKKFPCHLCERSFCSAPSLRRHVRVNHEGIKRVYPCRYCTEGKRTFSSRLILEKHIQVRHGIKVTDPAKSQEVVIARLGSGPAQGSGRKRKLSSDDSCSEEPDSTTPPSKNPKGGGKAPFRCRKCGFLAGSRAEFQAHIPQHRTDGSSQQCRECGLCFTSQISLNRHRFISHKKKKGAADPEDSGSASQGGGNGNSGAGADGSEGKLECKVCGRGFESQLSLKTHFRTHGMAFIRARQSEEN, encoded by the exons ATGGGGGACATGAAAACCCCGGATTTCGACGACCTCCTGGCCGCCTTCGACATCCCCGACATCGACGCCAACGAGGCCATCCACTCGCACCACGAGGAGCCCGAGCCCCACGGCAAAGCCCTCCCGGGGGAGCCGGGAGCCGCCGCCCCGGAGCACGTCCTGCCCCACCCCGACATCTCGGCCGTCAGCGTCATCGTCAAGAACACCGTGTGCCCggagcagctggaaaacctGGAATCCCGCGGCAAGGATGGACACGGGATGGCCCCGAGGCTCCTCCAGAACGGCTTCGGAGCCGCTGACGTTCCCAGATCCCCGAGTTCCCGCGGGGTGGAGGCGGCGTCCAACGGGgagtgctgggggaaggagaagaacGCCAAAGCTTTGGATTTGTTCTCCCATTTCAGCCCCGATCCCAACGAGGACGGCGCCAATTTGATCGACAGGTCCCGGGAATGCAAAGCCAAGGAGAAATCCCTGGCTGTGCCCTCGCTGGCCCCGTCCCCCACCCCGTCCTTGGACTGCAAGGAGCCCTTGGGAGAAGCCGCAGAGAGCTTGGATCCGGCTTTTCCGCCGCCGTtccgggcgggagcggccgccgacggagcccatcccattccctgcaTCAAAAAGGAGGAATCGGACTCGGAAGAGACGACGCCGCGGAGCTCCAGTCCCAAGGGATTGGCCGTGAGCCTCGGGGACAGCCCCCTGGAGCACCTGAAATCCGTCACCGTCCGCTATTCCGCGGAGGATTCTCCCGTGGCCGCGTGGCCGGGATCGGATCCGGCGCTGGACGGGAGCGCCGGGAACGCGGCCGAGCTCAAACACTCCCCGGGGAGCCCTCGGGAATCCTTCTCCTCTCCGGGGATCCACATCCCCAGTTCTCCCAAACAGCTGGAGAGCCTCTCCttgaaggaggagcaggaaatgCTGGACAGGTCCATGGGAAGCCCCCCGAGCGTTTCCAgcggcgaggaggaggaggaggaggaggaggaggaggaggaggaggaggaggagagcaccAATTCCCCGTCCTCCAATTCCTCGCGGCCGCTCAAAGTCCGCATCAAGACCATCAAAACCTCCTGCGGCAGCATCACCAGGACGGTCACCAGGGTGTCCTCGGACTCGGAGCCGGCCTCCACCAAGcagaattcccaggaaagcCTGGAGTGTCCCGGCGGGATCGCCGCGGAGGCAGCCAAGGACAAGACGGAGCTTCCCAGCCCTTTGAAAACGGCGGAAGGGCCGAAGATCGTCAGCGTGCAGCTGGGGAACGGCGCGAAGCTGAAGGGGACGGTGCTGCCCGTGGCCACCATCCAGAGCGCCAGCAGCGCCATGCTCATCGCCGCCAGCGTGGCCCAGCAGAAATCCGTGGTTCTCCCGGGAAAACCCGGAAAATCCGTGGCCAAGAACATCCTGAACTTGGTGCCGCAGCCCCTTCCCAAGGGGGACGGCCGGAGCAACGGGAGCGCGGCCGCCCAGAGCGCCAAGGCCAACGGCGGCGCGGCGCTGCCCAAAGCGGCGCCGAGCGTGGCCGGCACCGTCATCTCCCGCTCGCAGTCCAGCCTGGTGGAGGCCTTCAACAAAATCCTCAACAGCAAGAACCTGCTGCCCACCTACAAACCCAACCTGAGCCCCCCGGCCGAGGCCAGCCTGGCGCTGCCGCCCTTCGGCTACCGCTGCCTGGAGTGCGGCGACGCCTTCGCGCTGGAGAAGAGCCTGGCGCGGCACTACGACCGGCGCAGCATGCGCATCGAGGTCACCTGCAACCACTGCGCCAAGCGCCTGGTGTTCTTCAACAAGTGCAGCCTGCTGCTGCACGCCCGCGAGCACAAGGACAAGGGGCTGGTCATGCAGTGCTCGCACCTGGTCATGCGGCCCATCGCCCTGGAGCAGATGATCGGCCAGCCCGACATCACCCCCCTGGTGTCGCTGGCGTTCCCGGCGGGAAAGGTGGCGCAGGACGCCGGGAACGGCGCCCAGGAGCTGCCGGTGCTGCCGCTGGGCTCGGAGCAGAGCAGCTACAGCTGCTTCCGGTGCCTCGAGTGCAAGGAGCAGTGCAAGGACAAGGCCGGGCTGGCGGCGCATTTCCAGCAGGTCGGGgtggccaccagcagcagcagcacg GTGTGCTCGGCGTGCCCCATGATCCTGCCCAACCGCTGCAGCTTCGGCGCGCACCAGCGCATGCACCGCAGCCGCCCGCCCCACGTGTGCCCCGAGTGCGGCGGCAACTTCCTGCTGGCCAACTTCGAGGCGCACCTCAAGGACTCCTGCCTGCACTTCTCCCGCAGGGTGGGATACAG GTGTCCCAGCTGCTCCGTGGTGTTCGGCGGCGTCAATTCCATCAAATCCCACATCCAGAGTTCCCACTGCGAGGTTTTCCATAAATGTCCCATCTGCCCCATGGCTTTCAAGTCCGCCCCGAGCGCCCACGCCCACGTCTACACGCAGCACCCGGGCTTCAGCAACCAGCAGTCCAA GATGATCTACAAGTGCGCCATGTGTGACACGGTGTTCACGCACAAGCCGCTGCTCTCGTCGCACTTCGACCAGCACCTGCTGCCGCAGCGCGTCAGCGTCTTCCGCTGCCCGCAGTGCCCGCTGCTCTTCGCCCAGAAGCGCACCATGCTCGAGCACCTCAAG aaCACCCACCAGCCCCAGAAATCCAAGGAAGACACTTCCAAGAAATCCCCGGCGCTGCTGACGCCGAAGCCGGAGCCTCTGGAGACTCCGGTGTCCAAGATCTCCGAGGAATCCTCGTCCTCCACGGAGGAGGACGAGCCCCCGAGCTCCCCGGAGCTGCGGAAAACCAAACGGAGCCGATTCCAGCGGAAATCTGGGAATAAATCCAAGGGCAGCGGGTGGACGTGCGGCGTCTGCCACTCCTGGTTCCCCGAGCGCGACGAGTACGTGTCCCACATGAAGAAGGAGCACGGGAAG TCCGTGAAGAAATTCCCGTGCCACCTGTGCGAGCGCTCCTTCTGCTCCGCCCCGAGCCTCCGCAGGCACGTCCGGGTCAACCACGAGGGCATCAAACGCGTCTATCCCTGCAG GTACTGCACGGAGGGGAAGAGGACGTTCAGCAGCCGCCTGATCCTGGAGAAGCACATCCAGGTGCGGCACGGGATCAAAGTCACCGACCCCGCCAAGAGCCAGGAGGTCGTCATCGCCCGCCTCGGCTCCGGGCCCGCCCAG GGGTCCGGCCGCAAGCGGAAGCTCTCCTCGGACGACTCGTGCAGCGAGGAGCCCGACAGCACCACCCCCCCTTCCAAGAACCCCAAAGGCGGCGGGAAGGCCCCGTTCCGCTGCCGCAAGTGCGGATTCCTGGCGGGAAGCCGGGCGGAATTCCAAGCCCACATCCCGCAGCACCGCACGGACGGGAGTTCCCAGCAGTGCCGGGAATGCGGCCTCTGCTTCACGTCCCAGATTTCCCTCAACCGCCACCGCTTCATCTCCCACAAAAAGAAGAAGGGAGCGGCCGATCCCGAGGATTCGGGAAGCGCTTCCCAAGGCGGCGGGAACGGGAATTCCGGAGCCGGCGCGGACGGATCCGAGGGAAAGTTGGAATGCAAAGTTTGCGGGAGAGGCTTCGAGAGCCAGCTCAGCCTCAAGACGCATTTCCGGACCCACGGGATGGCCTTCATCCGCGCCCGGCAGAGCGAGGAGAACTGA